GATGAAGAATCTCATCGAACAGAACCAGCAACAAGCCAGGCAGATCCTCATCCAGAACCCTATGTTAACCAAAGCTCTTTTCCAGGTTCTTCACATGCCTTTGATTTCATTGCTTTGCTGTTTCTATTGATTATGGCAACTCTTTTTCCTTATTGCTGTAATTTCATAATTGAGCGCTTTTTAGGTTTATAACATGAAACTCTATATTTAATTATACTAGTTGCAAGAATGGATTATCGATATCTTGAACACTTTCGACTCTTCACATTATACCCTAGGTTTCTTTGAAGTGTACTCGTGCTAGTTCTTCAATTCACTTTGTGGTTCTTTCAAGCTCAATTCGTTGTTTAACTTAAAATTAaccattttattttgtttaactagGCACAAATTATGCTAGGAATGGTGCAACCACCTCAAACGGTATGCTTTCGACGTTTTTTTTTCGATTTCAGTTTCAGTTTCAGTTTCAGTTTCACAATCGTCTTTTGGTAGAAATTCGTTCATTGAGGGTGGAAAAATGTTTGCTTCTAGGTTCCAAAAGTTCAGCCAATTGTACCGCAGAACACTCAGCCGTCGGTGCAGCCAAACATTCAGCCTGCCCCTTTATTGCCCGGGCAAGGTGGTTCTCAGGATCAAGCAGGTGTATCGCAACCCCAGATTCCTCTACGAAAACACCCGAACCAACCTCCGCCGCCGGTCTCATCAACTGCTGTTCCTGCAATGAGTCATCAATCTCAGCCGATGGCCGCACACTCTTCTCAAATGCCACAGCAACCCAAGGGACATCTGGCTCCCCAAGTGTCTTCCGGGCCACTTCCACAATCATCACAACTTCCAAACATACTGACCCCTTCGCCCCATTCATCTGCACAACCTTTGCAGACACCTGGATTTTCACATATGCCTCTGCAACCACCGTTGCCACCACAGCACCGACCACCTTCGGTAACCAATTATCATTCCCAGTACCCTCCACAAATGGGTGCCAATATAGGTTTTCAACACGGTGGTGCTCCTCACAATCTTTCGCAATCCTTGTTTCTTGTGAGTTGAATATTTCAATTTACAATTTATGATCCAATGTCTTGTTGAATTGTAATAATGTTGTTTTATTGATGAAATTTTCAGCCAGGTACAAAACCGCCTGCAAGTGGTGGACCTACATTTCCACAGGGGCAGAATCCCCTGCTTCCAAGTCAACAGTCATCTCAATCACATTTTCAGGTATGCACATACTATAATTGATTAGGACATATGACCATGCGTAAAAATATTTGGGGCTTGATTGGTTTTTTGACATTTTGTTTCTATCTGGTATTCATTTTTTTGTGCTTtctatttatatgatttttttgtcATCCTTATGAATTTAACACTTGGTTCATTGGCATGCCTGACTAGAATCAATTTTATTTGGCTAATCAGATCCTACATGTCTCATGTTAAGTCTAAGTCTTTGTATAAGGTGTTATTAGGCATTAACCTATATGCATAGTAATAGAACTGTTGCAAATGAGTTTGGGTTATATATACAGTAGCTTTTACAAAAAAAGTAGAAAACATTGCTCCTTTCTTTTAAAGGGAAAATATGCCTTGGACTCAAATGAATTATTGAATATGAAAGTTGATACCAATTACTTGCAGAGTACGTCATGTAGAGTAAAATGGTTATATTTTCTAGTTTACTTCACTAGACAATTTAAGATATCATCAAAGCAATTCTTAGCAGAAGTAATGGTTTGATTTACTCTAGTTGGAGTCCTGtttaattcatttttcttttattttatgatttttctctTTCTGCCACGTATGTGACACTTGTTTGTGCACATAATGATCCATAAACCTAAGTTGATTGTTGAGATTTTACCAGAAGAAATACCGAAATAAAGTACTTAACTACTTAGGAGCCTTATATTTAACTGAGTACCATTTGATGAGTAACTGAGAACAAGGGGGGGAGGGATATAGTTGCAACTTGCAAGTGAGTCGACGGATACGGAATCTATTACACTAGCGATATCATTAGTGTCCCAGTATTGAGTCACATGATGCTATGATCATGtatattgaatttgaaattaaacATAGTTGAATTTTTCGTATTTTAAGTTATGTTTGCATATCAGGTTGGGAATATGCCTTTAGGGCCTGATTTTGGCAGTCAAGCTGGAAGTGCAATGCAAGTTGATAGAGGGTCTTCTTGGATGCCTGGTCCTTCAGAAAACCCAACACCGCTTTCTGTACCTCCAGGACCACCATCTGTAGTGCCTGGTCTGATGGGCGCTTCTAATCAGCCACTTCGGCCTCCTGCGGTAATTTTTGTGAATTA
The sequence above is drawn from the Arachis hypogaea cultivar Tifrunner chromosome 4, arahy.Tifrunner.gnm2.J5K5, whole genome shotgun sequence genome and encodes:
- the LOC112797448 gene encoding cleavage stimulating factor 64 isoform X2; protein product: MLPRSGMSEKRISGDGLTANLAGMSKNQLYDIMSQMKNLIEQNQQQARQILIQNPMLTKALFQAQIMLGMVQPPQTVPKVQPIVPQNTQPSVQPNIQPAPLLPGQGGSQDQAGVSQPQIPLRKHPNQPPPPVSSTAVPAMSHQSQPMAAHSSQMPQQPKGHLAPQVSSGPLPQSSQLPNILTPSPHSSAQPLQTPGFSHMPLQPPLPPQHRPPSVTNYHSQYPPQMGANIGFQHGGAPHNLSQSLFLPGTKPPASGGPTFPQGQNPLLPSQQSSQSHFQVGNMPLGPDFGSQAGSAMQVDRGSSWMPGPSENPTPLSVPPGPPSVVPGLMGASNQPLRPPALTPEMEKALLQQVMSLTPEQINLLPPEQRNQVLQLQQMLRQ
- the LOC112797448 gene encoding cleavage stimulating factor 64 isoform X1; amino-acid sequence: MSEKRISGDGLTANLAGMSKNQLYDIMSQMKNLIEQNQQQARQILIQNPMLTKALFQAQIMLGMVQPPQTVPKVQPIVPQNTQPSVQPNIQPAPLLPGQGGSQDQAGVSQPQIPLRKHPNQPPPPVSSTAVPAMSHQSQPMAAHSSQMPQQPKGHLAPQVSSGPLPQSSQLPNILTPSPHSSAQPLQTPGFSHMPLQPPLPPQHRPPSVTNYHSQYPPQMGANIGFQHGGAPHNLSQSLFLPGTKPPASGGPTFPQGQNPLLPSQQSSQSHFQVGNMPLGPDFGSQAGSAMQVDRGSSWMPGPSENPTPLSVPPGPPSVVPGLMGASNQPLRPPALTPEMEKALLQQVMSLTPEQINLLPPEQRNQVLQLQQMLRQ
- the LOC112797448 gene encoding uncharacterized protein isoform X3, with product MSEKRISGDGLTANLAGMSKNQLYDIMSQMKNLIEQNQQQARQILIQNPMLTKALFQAQIMLGMVQPPQTVPKVQPIVPQNTQPSVQPNIQPAPLLPGQGGSQDQAGVSQPQIPLRKHPNQPPPPVSSTAVPAMSHQSQPMAAHSSQMPQQPKGHLAPQVSSGPLPQSSQLPNILTPSPHSSAQPLQTPGFSHMPLQPPLPPQHRPPSVTNYHSQYPPQMGANIGFQHGGAPHNLSQSLFLPGTKPPASGGPTFPQGQNPLLPSQQSSQSHFQVGNMPLGPDFGSQAGSAMQVDRGSSWMPGPSENPTPLSVPPGPPSVVPGLMGASNQPLRPPARV